The Musa acuminata AAA Group cultivar baxijiao chromosome BXJ3-6, Cavendish_Baxijiao_AAA, whole genome shotgun sequence region CCTGGGCGCTGCCCCGAGCGGAGTCGGCGGCCGCGGAGGACGTCCGCCGTGCCGCGGTCGAGGCAGCCGAGATGTTCGGACCGTGGGACCCGAAATCGCCGCCGAAGCCAGCTCCCGAGGCCGCATGTAGGCCACCGGCGGTGTTCGTGGACGAGGAGGCTCTGTTCAACATGCCGGAGGACATGGCGAGGGGACTGCTGGTGACTCCGCCGTCTGTGTTCGTGGACGAGGAGGCGCTGTTCAACATGCCGGAGTTGCTGGAGGACATGGCGAGGGGACTGCTGGTGACTCCGCCGGCGATGCAGAAAGAGTTCGACTGGGATCGGGTGGCGGACTGCCACACGGATCTGCGGCTGTGGGCGGACTAGCTGAAGACATCACAGTTACAGTGCATTAAACAGCGAGTATATATAGGAATCCATTGAGTTCTCATACTACGTACGaaagtgctctctctctctcatctttgaTCTTATACCTTTCAGTCTGTAAACTTCTTCTTAATCCAAAGAGAACACAAATGTATATGTTTGTGTGCATGGAAGATTTCTTTTGTAtagattgatccacttatggaatcaAATCCAATACCTCGCTATCATAGCCAAAGTTTTTATCAACTATGCTACTTTACTTTAAATTTGTCGAATTTAGATCGTAACTTTTAGTATgtggatttaaatttatcatattaatataATACTTTAGATATAAAAAAAGGTCATGCTTAAATAGTGGCAATGTGAAAACTTAATGCGCATTATTTTGTGTGAACTTATGACAACGAGCTCACATAAAGTAGACATGAGATAGTTAAGAgagtatataataatatatattggaGGCTactatattaattaaaaattttgagttgAAAGGTGTTTGTGATGTGTATGCCGACCATCAAAATCAGGTGTGgaattatttattaattactaTAATGTGACAAAGCCATGTTAGGCTTCTTTTCTTATCTTTAAAAAATAGGTTGTATATATCTTTAGAGTTCAACTATCAGTCTAGAATTAGGCTATAGATAAACTAAAATATATAACATGTAACGTTAGCAAAGCAAAGCATGTAAAATACATGTTAAACCAATGAGATGTCACTTCATCTATAAGAATTGAGGAAAAGTCTCTTCAACATATCATAATAGCCGAGTATCATCGATAATCTTGACATTTCTCACTTCCCCCAACTCATAAGCAATACCTAAACGAAGACTCAGAGCCACCTACCTACTCTTTGCGATCACCGACAGGAGGTCACGTCACTTGCTTTGACTTTCCGAAATGAACTTACAGGAACCACTCCTCATTGATCTCGTAGTCGGAAAAATAAATCTAGCTTTACATTAATGGTCGATGGTATGACCCGACTTCACTAGCCTTCTCTTTCATACGAACGATGAGGGGATCACGCCTTGCATGATCCAAAGAAGCAAGGAAGCCCGATCGGAGGCGTCATCCTGATAGTCCCTAAACACTGTCGTTGGGAGCACACACCGTTAAGCCACTCGCATTAAATGTTTTCACTATGCTGGGTAAGAGGAACCTTGGCGGAGGCCTATCTGCTCCACTCGATGCCAAGCATAAAAGTCATGCCCCAGGCCAAACCGAGACATATAGGCCAAATAAACTTGTTACTCTCTTAATTTATTACTAATACTATTATCTTTCTCCCCATGCTTTCCTGACTTGAGCATCATAGGAGTCGAGGTGAGACACCCTCGGTGTAGACCTGTTGTGCAAGGTTATCAACATAGCCCAGAGGCATAGCCAAAAAGCTACTCAGCAAGAGCGATCGCCTAGCTCCCAAACCAAGCTTCAGCATTTGAAGATTGAGCCACTCCTACCGCATTGGCTCTTCCTATAGCTTCCTTCGTCTTGCCTGCAACACCTACTCTCCACGGTAACTAGAAAAAATATTCATAAGGGACCTGCGCTTTCGACAGAGAATCAATCATGCCAACTTACCGGTTGACGATCTTTGTGTGTTAACCAAGTTgatgtataaaaatatttttttaatatatattcataCTAAGTTTATTAAACGAATACTTACAAGCTGAAATTTTATTGGATAAATCATTGATATAGTCTTTTAATCAAACTAaagtaaaatgaatatttttcatcATCCGAATTCTAAACACTTTAATGATACTAAATGATTCGAAAAACGGATCATATCGTATCAAATTCATCAAGTAAAATCGATGCACctaaatatatatagtttttgatTTCGAATCGATTAACGGATATCGAAAGTGAAATGAAGAGTGAAGGATAAATCCTTAGCCTTAGCCTTAGCCTTAGCCTTAGCCTTAATGTCATGAATTGCATGCGGAGAATCATCCTTGTCTCGATGTCACTGTCCCCTCTCCCTCGGTGGTCGTTGACTCCTCGTACTAGGAAACGAGAAAGTGTGCATCATGTGGTCGCCTTCAACCATACCGATCGATTATTCCGCAGCCGAAAGCAGACATCAAAAACAAGCCAATCTTTGGCGACTGCTTTGAACGCGAGATTCTCGCATCGGTATATAAAATGACATGAGTGCGTTCGATAGAGCTGCCACTGAATCGGATTACTCTTTTTTGTGTATATTTCTAATCTTTTATGCTGTTTATTTTTCACTTAGGAGGAACACAATAAAACGAGCATCGATATAGATTTTTTGTGTtttgaataaaatatatttttgtggGGGTCAAAAGCTGAAATGTGGATGTCGATGTACATATCTAACATTATGTGATTGTTCTCTTAGTTTTCACTCGATTTTTATGTCAGATTTAATATTGTGAGACTGTTCTCTTCTTAATCATCACTTATTTTACGTTGGATTTAATAATATGAAACTATTTTCTTATTCTCATTCTTTTTTTCAAACCTTTGCATTCTGAAATTGATATGTTTGGCCTTCCATTCAATCTAAAAGCTTTGGTTAATTGAATTATGTGCTAAATCCAACCTATATAATtctatcattttattttatttttgatgatttcTTTCGAAAAGTCTTATGATAcatcatattttttaatttttttatttaatgctcttatttttttttctaacaccTTAAACACGCATGGTTGTCTTTTGTCATCCATTGCTTCGCTCTTGTTATCATCTCGTTATAATCACATTCTCTCCATATTGTattattcctttctttttttcttaatttttattttctatctttttctcctcttcaCATTTGATCATATGGAGATGATAAAACATAGAGGATCAAGGTGGAGGCGAAAACCATGAGACCATACAACATTAAAACGACAATGAGAGAGATTTAAGATAttaaataagataaaaatataaaataaaaaatttaattattttagtattaaaaaaatatgagATGATAATAATTCATCGCATTTAGACCTCAGACAAGAAGAAACTTAGCACTCTTGACAGATTGAGGACATCAAGAAATAGTACGTAATTGGGATTTCCTTGCATTTATCCCTGATAAGATTTGGAATGAATACATCATTTAGCCCAATTAATTGCAATCCATCATATGCGTCACTTTAACTATTAAGATTTTCCATTTACATATATTCCTTTCATAAAAGATATATACAATTGAAAAACGAGCATACCATTCTCAACTCATCAATCAAGAAATTGACTATAAGAGTGTATACATACACACAATTCTTTGAGTTCTATAAGTTGTTAATGACCCTAAAATCAAAGAATGCATGTGAAAATGAGACTTGGGAGGatagtcttatatatatatatatatatatatatatatatatatatatatatatatatatatatatatatatatatatatatatatatatatatatatatatatatatatatatatatatatatatatatatatatataccaaatttAAATTGAAGTAAAATTATATATGGGGAGTGGGGTCGAGAGTCAATTCGATCTTCTTATTGGCTTCCATGAGCGGGCCCTTTTGGCTTCACCGCTGCTTCTCACTCCGCTGGGAGTTTCCTCCACCCCATCGAGTTCGAGTTCCtcccctctgattcctcttcctctCCGCCTAAGGTTTCCGACCCCGATCCCATTACGCGACACCCGTGATCTGGAAGCGTTCCGTGGCAGACAGGCGCGGCGCCATTTCGAGGGGCGGCGGTGGATTCTGACGAGGGAGGTGCGTCTGTCAGCAACCTATTATTTGAGGCGAAGtggagagaagagaggaaggaagggCAGGAATCATGATGACGGTGACCCGAAGCGCGGTGAGCACCATGTTCATTGTGTTCGTCTGCACTCGCCTAATCTGCGCAATGATGCACCTCAGGGACACCAGAATGGCTTTCCTTGCCGCCACCAGATCCGACCTCGGCATTGTCGGTTCCTACGCTGCCCCTTCCTTTTTGATTCCTCTCATTTTCTGTTCTCTATAACGAGAAATTCATGCGCTTTTGTTTTGAAGGCACTGTTTCGATTTGTTACTTTGCGCTGTGTGGATAAAGGAGACCCTTTTCTCTACGAGCTATGTT contains the following coding sequences:
- the LOC103988382 gene encoding dehydration-responsive element-binding protein 1F-like, translating into MDFEDSSSSSYSCSSSSSGLSTAWAPGQSPKRKAGRKKFRETRHPVYHGVRERNGGKWVSEVREPRKKSRIWLGTFRTPEMAARAHDVAVIALRGASASLNFPDSAWALPRAESAAAEDVRRAAVEAAEMFGPWDPKSPPKPAPEAACRPPAVFVDEEALFNMPEDMARGLLVTPPSVFVDEEALFNMPELLEDMARGLLVTPPAMQKEFDWDRVADCHTDLRLWAD